In one Rutidosis leptorrhynchoides isolate AG116_Rl617_1_P2 chromosome 8, CSIRO_AGI_Rlap_v1, whole genome shotgun sequence genomic region, the following are encoded:
- the LOC139862472 gene encoding G-type lectin S-receptor-like serine/threonine-protein kinase At4g27290 isoform X2 translates to MTFQLQLLFFSGALLSFLTNSASLDTLVVDQEIRDNETIVSSNEMYEMGFFSPGNSKYQYVGIWYNKISPQTVVWVANRETPVTSSSSVFSVNSNGTLLILNGNNNSLIWSSNYSLSVSNVNIVAKLLDSGNFVVKDNSDEDFIWQSFDYPGDTFLAGMKVGKDLVTGRYWSVRSWKSLDDPSPGLYEFKIDTNGYPQYYIRRGSVVEIRFGPWNGVRFIGYPSKTNSLYTYEFVFNQEEVYGKYELLNSSFITRLYLSPEGNGMRLNWNPNQGWIPYLGITIDMCTQYGFCGAFGSCNVFNSPACSCMYGFEPRQPDEWKAGNWSGGCQRKEALKCGNEDGFRKLSGVKLPDTQHSWYNVNMSLVECEEQCKKNCSCTAYANLDIRKGGSGCLLWLDDLIDIRENDVNQDLFVRIANSESSVTSKESGFKKKKVFKVVLAPIICMVLVGLALAVYGWKKKRSRTQRQSNLLNSLSEDHPGGVRNKDAELPFFSFSDISKLTNNFSVDNKLGQGGFGPVYKGVMDNGREIAVKRLSDHSAQGLDEFKNEVRCIHKLQHRNLVKILGFCDEKNEVMLIYEYMPNRSLDTIIFDESKSSVLDWSHRLGIVNGIARGLLYLHQDSHLRIIHRDLKAANILLDSDMNPKISDFGLARIFEGCETGANTKNVVGTYFGVLVLEIISGKRNQLIFSQQHTDNLLGHAWRLFKDDKSLQLVAASSCDSCISSEVLRSIHIGLLCVQNHAEDRPTMSSVVLMLGNDGILPQPKPPAFFTEGDLDPCTSSTTTTMSVNDVTMSLTGR, encoded by the exons ATGACTTTTCAGCTTCAACTTTTATTCTTCTCCGGCGCtctactatcatttttaacaaattctGCATCACTAGATACGTTAGTTGTTGATCAAGAAATCAGAGACAATGAGACGATTGTTTCATCAAATGAAATGTACGAAATGGGCTTTTTTAGCCCCGGTAACTCCAAGTATCAATACGTGGGGATATGGTACAATAAAATATCTCCACAGACAGTCGTATGGGTTGCTAACAGAGAGACCCCTGTTACCAGTTCTTCTAGTGTGTTCAGTGTCAATAGCAACGGAACGCTGTTAATTCTTAACGGTAATAACAACTCTTTAATTTGGTCATCCAACTATTCGTTATCTGTTAGTAATGTAAATATTGTTGCCAAACTTCTTGATTCTGGAAACTTTGTCGTGAAAGATAACAGTGATGAAGATTTCATTTGGCAGAGTTTTGATTACCCAGGTGATACGTTCTTAGCCGGAATGAAAGTCGGGAAGGACTTGGTTACAGGGAGATATTGGTCTGTGAGATCTTGGAAGAGTCTAGATGATCCTTCTCCGGGTCTATATGAATTCAAGATTGATACAAATGGGTATCCGCAATATTATATACGCCGAGGTTCGGTGGTGGAAATAAGGTTTGGTCCATGGAATGGTGTTAGATTTATAGGTTATCCAAGTAAGACAAATTCTTTGTACACGTATGAATTTGTTTTTAATCAGGAGGAGGTATATGGTAAATATGAACTTCTTAACAGCTCTTTTATAACAAGGTTATATTTGAGTCCAGAAGGCAATGGAATGCGCTTGAACTGGAATCCGAACCAAGGTTGGATTCCATATTTAGGCATAACGATAGATATGTGTACCCAATATGGATTCTGTGGTGCATTTGGAAGTTGTAATGTATTCAACTCCCCTGCATGTAGTTGTATGTATGGGTTCGAACCGAGACAGCCAGATGAATGGAAGGCAGGTAATTGGTCAGGCGGTTGTCAACGTAAAGAGGCATTAAAGTGTGGGAATGAGGACGGTTTTCGGAAACTTTCAGGTGTGAAACTGCCGGATACACAGCATTCATGGTACAATGTAAACATGAGCCTTGTGGAATGCGAAGAGCAATGCAAGAAAAATTGTTCATGTACTGCTTATGCAAATTTGGATATAAGAAAAGGTGGAAGTGGATGTTTGCTATGGCTTGATGATCTGATAGATATTAGAGAAAACGATGTAAATCAAGATCTTTTTGTTAGAATAGCAAACTCTGAATCATCAG TTACATCCAAGGAATCTGGCTTCAAAAAGAAAAAAGTTTTCAAAGTGGTCCTTGCACCGATAATTTGTATGGTTTTGGTAGGACTAGCACTGGCAGTGTATGGTTGGAAGAAGAAACGGTCTCGTACACAAAGACAAA GTAATTTGTTGAATTCTCTATCGGAAGATCATCCTGGCGGGGTCAGGAATAAAGATGCCGAGTTGCCATTTTTCAGCTTTTCAGATATATCTAAGTTGACAAATAACTTCTCAGTAGACAATAAACTAGGACAAGGTGGCTTTGGTCCAGTTTACAAG GGAGTAATGGACAATGGACGAGAGATAGCTGTGAAGCGACTATCAGACCATTCTGCACAAGGGCTTGATGAGTTTAAGAACGAGGTTAGATGTATTCATAAACTTCAGCATCGAAATCTTGTCAAGATTTTGGGGTTTTGTGATGAAAAAAATGAAGTCATGTTGATTTATGAATACATGCCAAACAGAAGCTTAGATACAATTATATTTG ACGAGAGCAAAAGTTCAGTCCTTGATTGGAGTCACCGATTAGGCATCGTCAATGGAATTGCACGAGGGCTTCTTTATCTGCATCAAGATTCCCATCTTCGTATAATTCACAGAGATTTAAAAGCTGCTAATATTTTGTTGGACAGTGACATGAACCCAAAGATATCAGATTTTGGGCTTGCTAGAATATTTGAAGGATGTGAGACGGGGGCCAATACAAAGAATGTGGTTGGAACTTA CTTTGGTGTTTTGGTACTGGAAATAATAAGTGGGAAGAGGAACCAACTAATTTTCTCTCAACAACATACTGACAACCTTCTTGGACAT GCGTGGAGGCTCTTTAAAGATGACAAGAGTCTTCAACTGGTTGCTGCATCGTCATGCGACTCATGCATCAGCTCAGAGGTACTCCGATCAATACACATTGGTCTGTTATGTGTGCAAAATCACGCAGAAGATAGGCCAACAATGTCATCGGTGGTACTTATGTTAGGTAATGATGGCATATTGCCACAACCTAAACCGCCTGCATTTTTCACTGAAGGTGATCTCGACCCATGTACATCCTCTACCACTACCACAATGTCTGTCAATGATGTGACCATGTCATTAACAGGTCGATAG
- the LOC139862472 gene encoding G-type lectin S-receptor-like serine/threonine-protein kinase At4g27290 isoform X1 produces the protein MTFQLQLLFFSGALLSFLTNSASLDTLVVDQEIRDNETIVSSNEMYEMGFFSPGNSKYQYVGIWYNKISPQTVVWVANRETPVTSSSSVFSVNSNGTLLILNGNNNSLIWSSNYSLSVSNVNIVAKLLDSGNFVVKDNSDEDFIWQSFDYPGDTFLAGMKVGKDLVTGRYWSVRSWKSLDDPSPGLYEFKIDTNGYPQYYIRRGSVVEIRFGPWNGVRFIGYPSKTNSLYTYEFVFNQEEVYGKYELLNSSFITRLYLSPEGNGMRLNWNPNQGWIPYLGITIDMCTQYGFCGAFGSCNVFNSPACSCMYGFEPRQPDEWKAGNWSGGCQRKEALKCGNEDGFRKLSGVKLPDTQHSWYNVNMSLVECEEQCKKNCSCTAYANLDIRKGGSGCLLWLDDLIDIRENDVNQDLFVRIANSESSVTSKESGFKKKKVFKVVLAPIICMVLVGLALAVYGWKKKRSRTQRQSNLLNSLSEDHPGGVRNKDAELPFFSFSDISKLTNNFSVDNKLGQGGFGPVYKGVMDNGREIAVKRLSDHSAQGLDEFKNEVRCIHKLQHRNLVKILGFCDEKNEVMLIYEYMPNRSLDTIIFDESKSSVLDWSHRLGIVNGIARGLLYLHQDSHLRIIHRDLKAANILLDSDMNPKISDFGLARIFEGCETGANTKNVVGTYGYIPPEYALHGVFSVKSDVFSFGVLVLEIISGKRNQLIFSQQHTDNLLGHAWRLFKDDKSLQLVAASSCDSCISSEVLRSIHIGLLCVQNHAEDRPTMSSVVLMLGNDGILPQPKPPAFFTEGDLDPCTSSTTTTMSVNDVTMSLTGR, from the exons ATGACTTTTCAGCTTCAACTTTTATTCTTCTCCGGCGCtctactatcatttttaacaaattctGCATCACTAGATACGTTAGTTGTTGATCAAGAAATCAGAGACAATGAGACGATTGTTTCATCAAATGAAATGTACGAAATGGGCTTTTTTAGCCCCGGTAACTCCAAGTATCAATACGTGGGGATATGGTACAATAAAATATCTCCACAGACAGTCGTATGGGTTGCTAACAGAGAGACCCCTGTTACCAGTTCTTCTAGTGTGTTCAGTGTCAATAGCAACGGAACGCTGTTAATTCTTAACGGTAATAACAACTCTTTAATTTGGTCATCCAACTATTCGTTATCTGTTAGTAATGTAAATATTGTTGCCAAACTTCTTGATTCTGGAAACTTTGTCGTGAAAGATAACAGTGATGAAGATTTCATTTGGCAGAGTTTTGATTACCCAGGTGATACGTTCTTAGCCGGAATGAAAGTCGGGAAGGACTTGGTTACAGGGAGATATTGGTCTGTGAGATCTTGGAAGAGTCTAGATGATCCTTCTCCGGGTCTATATGAATTCAAGATTGATACAAATGGGTATCCGCAATATTATATACGCCGAGGTTCGGTGGTGGAAATAAGGTTTGGTCCATGGAATGGTGTTAGATTTATAGGTTATCCAAGTAAGACAAATTCTTTGTACACGTATGAATTTGTTTTTAATCAGGAGGAGGTATATGGTAAATATGAACTTCTTAACAGCTCTTTTATAACAAGGTTATATTTGAGTCCAGAAGGCAATGGAATGCGCTTGAACTGGAATCCGAACCAAGGTTGGATTCCATATTTAGGCATAACGATAGATATGTGTACCCAATATGGATTCTGTGGTGCATTTGGAAGTTGTAATGTATTCAACTCCCCTGCATGTAGTTGTATGTATGGGTTCGAACCGAGACAGCCAGATGAATGGAAGGCAGGTAATTGGTCAGGCGGTTGTCAACGTAAAGAGGCATTAAAGTGTGGGAATGAGGACGGTTTTCGGAAACTTTCAGGTGTGAAACTGCCGGATACACAGCATTCATGGTACAATGTAAACATGAGCCTTGTGGAATGCGAAGAGCAATGCAAGAAAAATTGTTCATGTACTGCTTATGCAAATTTGGATATAAGAAAAGGTGGAAGTGGATGTTTGCTATGGCTTGATGATCTGATAGATATTAGAGAAAACGATGTAAATCAAGATCTTTTTGTTAGAATAGCAAACTCTGAATCATCAG TTACATCCAAGGAATCTGGCTTCAAAAAGAAAAAAGTTTTCAAAGTGGTCCTTGCACCGATAATTTGTATGGTTTTGGTAGGACTAGCACTGGCAGTGTATGGTTGGAAGAAGAAACGGTCTCGTACACAAAGACAAA GTAATTTGTTGAATTCTCTATCGGAAGATCATCCTGGCGGGGTCAGGAATAAAGATGCCGAGTTGCCATTTTTCAGCTTTTCAGATATATCTAAGTTGACAAATAACTTCTCAGTAGACAATAAACTAGGACAAGGTGGCTTTGGTCCAGTTTACAAG GGAGTAATGGACAATGGACGAGAGATAGCTGTGAAGCGACTATCAGACCATTCTGCACAAGGGCTTGATGAGTTTAAGAACGAGGTTAGATGTATTCATAAACTTCAGCATCGAAATCTTGTCAAGATTTTGGGGTTTTGTGATGAAAAAAATGAAGTCATGTTGATTTATGAATACATGCCAAACAGAAGCTTAGATACAATTATATTTG ACGAGAGCAAAAGTTCAGTCCTTGATTGGAGTCACCGATTAGGCATCGTCAATGGAATTGCACGAGGGCTTCTTTATCTGCATCAAGATTCCCATCTTCGTATAATTCACAGAGATTTAAAAGCTGCTAATATTTTGTTGGACAGTGACATGAACCCAAAGATATCAGATTTTGGGCTTGCTAGAATATTTGAAGGATGTGAGACGGGGGCCAATACAAAGAATGTGGTTGGAACTTA TGGTTACATCCCTCCGGAATACGCTCTTCATGGGGTTTTCTCTGTAAAATCGGACGTGTTTAGCTTTGGTGTTTTGGTACTGGAAATAATAAGTGGGAAGAGGAACCAACTAATTTTCTCTCAACAACATACTGACAACCTTCTTGGACAT GCGTGGAGGCTCTTTAAAGATGACAAGAGTCTTCAACTGGTTGCTGCATCGTCATGCGACTCATGCATCAGCTCAGAGGTACTCCGATCAATACACATTGGTCTGTTATGTGTGCAAAATCACGCAGAAGATAGGCCAACAATGTCATCGGTGGTACTTATGTTAGGTAATGATGGCATATTGCCACAACCTAAACCGCCTGCATTTTTCACTGAAGGTGATCTCGACCCATGTACATCCTCTACCACTACCACAATGTCTGTCAATGATGTGACCATGTCATTAACAGGTCGATAG
- the LOC139862472 gene encoding G-type lectin S-receptor-like serine/threonine-protein kinase At4g27290 isoform X3: MKVGKDLVTGRYWSVRSWKSLDDPSPGLYEFKIDTNGYPQYYIRRGSVVEIRFGPWNGVRFIGYPSKTNSLYTYEFVFNQEEVYGKYELLNSSFITRLYLSPEGNGMRLNWNPNQGWIPYLGITIDMCTQYGFCGAFGSCNVFNSPACSCMYGFEPRQPDEWKAGNWSGGCQRKEALKCGNEDGFRKLSGVKLPDTQHSWYNVNMSLVECEEQCKKNCSCTAYANLDIRKGGSGCLLWLDDLIDIRENDVNQDLFVRIANSESSVTSKESGFKKKKVFKVVLAPIICMVLVGLALAVYGWKKKRSRTQRQSNLLNSLSEDHPGGVRNKDAELPFFSFSDISKLTNNFSVDNKLGQGGFGPVYKGVMDNGREIAVKRLSDHSAQGLDEFKNEVRCIHKLQHRNLVKILGFCDEKNEVMLIYEYMPNRSLDTIIFDESKSSVLDWSHRLGIVNGIARGLLYLHQDSHLRIIHRDLKAANILLDSDMNPKISDFGLARIFEGCETGANTKNVVGTYGYIPPEYALHGVFSVKSDVFSFGVLVLEIISGKRNQLIFSQQHTDNLLGHAWRLFKDDKSLQLVAASSCDSCISSEVLRSIHIGLLCVQNHAEDRPTMSSVVLMLGNDGILPQPKPPAFFTEGDLDPCTSSTTTTMSVNDVTMSLTGR; the protein is encoded by the exons ATGAAAGTCGGGAAGGACTTGGTTACAGGGAGATATTGGTCTGTGAGATCTTGGAAGAGTCTAGATGATCCTTCTCCGGGTCTATATGAATTCAAGATTGATACAAATGGGTATCCGCAATATTATATACGCCGAGGTTCGGTGGTGGAAATAAGGTTTGGTCCATGGAATGGTGTTAGATTTATAGGTTATCCAAGTAAGACAAATTCTTTGTACACGTATGAATTTGTTTTTAATCAGGAGGAGGTATATGGTAAATATGAACTTCTTAACAGCTCTTTTATAACAAGGTTATATTTGAGTCCAGAAGGCAATGGAATGCGCTTGAACTGGAATCCGAACCAAGGTTGGATTCCATATTTAGGCATAACGATAGATATGTGTACCCAATATGGATTCTGTGGTGCATTTGGAAGTTGTAATGTATTCAACTCCCCTGCATGTAGTTGTATGTATGGGTTCGAACCGAGACAGCCAGATGAATGGAAGGCAGGTAATTGGTCAGGCGGTTGTCAACGTAAAGAGGCATTAAAGTGTGGGAATGAGGACGGTTTTCGGAAACTTTCAGGTGTGAAACTGCCGGATACACAGCATTCATGGTACAATGTAAACATGAGCCTTGTGGAATGCGAAGAGCAATGCAAGAAAAATTGTTCATGTACTGCTTATGCAAATTTGGATATAAGAAAAGGTGGAAGTGGATGTTTGCTATGGCTTGATGATCTGATAGATATTAGAGAAAACGATGTAAATCAAGATCTTTTTGTTAGAATAGCAAACTCTGAATCATCAG TTACATCCAAGGAATCTGGCTTCAAAAAGAAAAAAGTTTTCAAAGTGGTCCTTGCACCGATAATTTGTATGGTTTTGGTAGGACTAGCACTGGCAGTGTATGGTTGGAAGAAGAAACGGTCTCGTACACAAAGACAAA GTAATTTGTTGAATTCTCTATCGGAAGATCATCCTGGCGGGGTCAGGAATAAAGATGCCGAGTTGCCATTTTTCAGCTTTTCAGATATATCTAAGTTGACAAATAACTTCTCAGTAGACAATAAACTAGGACAAGGTGGCTTTGGTCCAGTTTACAAG GGAGTAATGGACAATGGACGAGAGATAGCTGTGAAGCGACTATCAGACCATTCTGCACAAGGGCTTGATGAGTTTAAGAACGAGGTTAGATGTATTCATAAACTTCAGCATCGAAATCTTGTCAAGATTTTGGGGTTTTGTGATGAAAAAAATGAAGTCATGTTGATTTATGAATACATGCCAAACAGAAGCTTAGATACAATTATATTTG ACGAGAGCAAAAGTTCAGTCCTTGATTGGAGTCACCGATTAGGCATCGTCAATGGAATTGCACGAGGGCTTCTTTATCTGCATCAAGATTCCCATCTTCGTATAATTCACAGAGATTTAAAAGCTGCTAATATTTTGTTGGACAGTGACATGAACCCAAAGATATCAGATTTTGGGCTTGCTAGAATATTTGAAGGATGTGAGACGGGGGCCAATACAAAGAATGTGGTTGGAACTTA TGGTTACATCCCTCCGGAATACGCTCTTCATGGGGTTTTCTCTGTAAAATCGGACGTGTTTAGCTTTGGTGTTTTGGTACTGGAAATAATAAGTGGGAAGAGGAACCAACTAATTTTCTCTCAACAACATACTGACAACCTTCTTGGACAT GCGTGGAGGCTCTTTAAAGATGACAAGAGTCTTCAACTGGTTGCTGCATCGTCATGCGACTCATGCATCAGCTCAGAGGTACTCCGATCAATACACATTGGTCTGTTATGTGTGCAAAATCACGCAGAAGATAGGCCAACAATGTCATCGGTGGTACTTATGTTAGGTAATGATGGCATATTGCCACAACCTAAACCGCCTGCATTTTTCACTGAAGGTGATCTCGACCCATGTACATCCTCTACCACTACCACAATGTCTGTCAATGATGTGACCATGTCATTAACAGGTCGATAG